A region from the Haloarcula limicola genome encodes:
- the pan1 gene encoding proteasome-activating nucleotidase Pan1 — MTDTVDEVDLPYDEDASQQKKIEALQERLEVLEAQNEEMRDKLLDANAENNKYQQKLERLTHENKKLKQSPLFVATVQEVGEDGVIIKQHGNNQEALTEVTDEMRDGLEPDDRVAVNNSLSIVKQLDDETDVRARVMQVDQSPDVTFADIGGIQEQMEEVRETVEMPLISPEMFEDVGIDPPSGVLLHGPPGTGKTMLAKAVANETDATFIKMAGSELVHKFIGEGAKLVRDLFELARQEEPAVVFIDEIDAIAAKRTESKTSGDAEVQRTMMQLLSEMDGFDDRGEIRIIAATNRFDMLDRAILRPGRFDRLIEVPNPDFEGRKEIFKIHTRGMNVADDVDFEGLAEAIDDASGADVKAVCTEAGMFAIRDDRTEVEMKDFENAWEKIQQEEDEDEDISRTFA; from the coding sequence ATGACCGACACCGTCGACGAGGTGGACCTGCCCTACGACGAAGACGCCTCCCAGCAGAAGAAGATAGAGGCGCTGCAGGAACGGCTCGAGGTGCTCGAAGCACAGAACGAGGAGATGCGGGACAAACTGCTCGATGCCAACGCCGAGAACAACAAGTACCAGCAGAAACTGGAGCGGCTGACTCACGAGAACAAGAAGCTCAAGCAGTCGCCGCTGTTCGTCGCGACCGTCCAAGAGGTGGGCGAGGACGGCGTCATCATCAAACAGCACGGCAACAATCAGGAGGCGCTTACCGAGGTCACCGACGAAATGCGCGACGGCCTCGAACCGGACGACCGGGTCGCCGTCAACAACTCCCTCTCTATCGTCAAGCAACTCGACGACGAGACGGACGTCCGCGCCCGCGTGATGCAGGTCGATCAGTCGCCGGACGTCACCTTCGCCGACATCGGCGGTATCCAAGAGCAGATGGAGGAGGTCCGCGAGACGGTCGAGATGCCGCTCATCAGCCCCGAGATGTTCGAAGACGTGGGCATCGACCCGCCGAGCGGCGTCTTGCTGCACGGCCCGCCCGGCACGGGCAAGACGATGCTGGCGAAGGCCGTCGCCAACGAGACCGACGCCACCTTCATCAAGATGGCCGGCTCCGAGCTCGTCCACAAGTTCATCGGCGAGGGTGCGAAACTCGTCCGCGACCTCTTCGAACTGGCCCGGCAGGAAGAGCCCGCGGTTGTCTTCATCGACGAGATCGACGCCATCGCCGCGAAGCGAACCGAATCGAAGACCAGCGGCGACGCCGAGGTCCAGCGGACGATGATGCAACTGCTCTCGGAGATGGACGGCTTCGACGACCGCGGCGAGATCCGCATCATCGCCGCCACCAACCGCTTCGACATGCTCGACCGCGCCATCCTCCGACCCGGTCGGTTCGACCGCCTCATCGAAGTCCCCAACCCGGACTTCGAGGGTCGCAAGGAGATCTTCAAGATCCACACGCGCGGCATGAACGTCGCCGACGACGTGGACTTCGAGGGCCTCGCGGAGGCCATCGACGACGCCTCCGGGGCCGACGTGAAGGCAGTCTGCACCGAGGCCGGGATGTTCGCCATCCGCGACGACCGCACCGAGGTCGAGATGAAGGACTTCGAGAACGCCTGGGAGAAGATCCAGCAGGAAGAAGACGAGGACGAGGACATCTCGCGCACCTTCGCCTGA